Below is a window of Haloglycomyces albus DSM 45210 DNA.
GCTCCCTTCCCGACGGAGTGAGCCCGAAGGACCTTATTCTGGCCGTCATCGCGCGCGCCGGAACCGGCGGCGGCAAGGGCCACATCGTCGAATATCGCGGTCAGGCCATCGAGGAGATGTCCATGGAAGGCCGCATGACGGTATGCAACATGAGCATCGAGTGGGGCGCCAAGGCCGGGCTCATCGCCCCCGACGAGACGACCTTCGCCTATCTCAAGGACAAACCGAACGCCCCGCAGGGAACCGACTGGGACGCGGCGGTGGAGTACTGGCGTGGACTGCACACCGATGCCGACGCCGAGTTCGACCACGAGATCGTCATCGACGCCACGGAACTGTCCCCGTACGTCACCTGGGGTACCAACCCCGGACAAGGGGCGCCGCTGAACTCGACGGTGCCGTCGCCGGAGGACTTCGACGACGCGGATGAGCGCGAGGCGACTCGAAAGGCTCTGGACTACATGGACTTGACGGCTGGTCAGGTCCTGCGTGACGTGGGAGTGAACGTGGTGTTCCTGGGTTCGTGCACCAACGGCCGTATCGAAGACCTCCGCACGGCCGCCGCGATGATCGAGGGACGGTCCGTCGCCGACGGCGTCCGCATGCTGGTGGTTCCGGGTTCGGCTCGGGTTCGCGCCCAGGCCGAATCGGAGGGCCTGGATCAGGTGTTCACCAAGGCCGGGGCGGAATGGCGTTTCGCCGGTTGTTCCATGTGTCTGGGGATGAATCCCGACCAGCTCAGCGCCGGGGAGCGTGCGGCCTCCACGTCCAACCGCAATTTCGAGGGCCGGCAAGGCAAGGGCGGTCGCACGCACCTGGTGTCGCCGGCCGTCGCCGCCGCCACCGCCGTCCGGGGCACCCTGTCGTCCCCCGCCGATCTTTAGGAGAGGAAACCATGGCTCAGAGCAATTCCAAGGGCTTCCGGGTCCACACCGGAGCGGGCGCGCCGCTGCGGTATTCGAACGTCGACACCGACCAGATCATTCCGTCGGTGTATCTCAAGCGGGTCACCAAAACCGGCTTCGCCGACGCCCTGTTCGCCGAATGGCGCGAGCAGGAGGACTTCGTATTGAACGACGCCACCTATCAGGACGCGTCGATCCTGGTCGCGGGTACTGAATTCGGCACCGGGTCCTCGCGGGAGCACGCCGTGTGGGCCTTGAAGGACGGCGGTTTCGCCGTCGTCATCGCACCGCGTTTCGGCGATATCTTCCGCAACAACAGTTTGAAGAACGGCTTGCTGACAATTGAACTCCCCTATGCCGACGTCGAACAACTCTGGGACGCGATAGAGGACAAACCAGACACTCAGATCATCGTCGATCTGGAACGCCAACGGGTCGAATATGCCGATACGGCAGTGGAGTTCGAATTCGATGAATTCTCTCGATGGCGTTTGTTGGAAGGGCTCGACGATATCGCTTTGACTCTGCGGAGTGAATCTCTGATAGCGGAGTACGAATTGCGTCGTCCCACTTGGAAACCACGTACCCAAGCTGCGGCGCACGATTAACGTCGCCCTCCCGAACGGTTCGCCTAAGCGCCACTGTTAATCCACACAGTCGCTCGCATATCAGCGCCCCGCGAAGCTTCAATCGGCTTCGCGGGGCGCTGTTTTTACGACTGTGCGCTCCGAGTTTCCGACTCTGAAGCCCTAAATAGAGAGCGCTCATAAAAAAATCCTTGCGACACAGAGGGTTTTTTCACCGAAACAGTTGCATCCTGTTTCAAAAAGGAATAACGTGCGATTAACAGCCTGAGTAATATAAGCAACCACAATGGGAGGAAAGCTTCGTGAACAAGGCAGAGTTTGTT
It encodes the following:
- the leuC gene encoding 3-isopropylmalate dehydratase large subunit; this translates as MSSTSHVGMRSGPMTLAEKIWADHVVSSAAGQPDLLYIDLHLLHEVTSPQAFDGLRQEGRRVRRTDLTIATEDHNTPTDNLFTISDPTSRKQVDTLRANCEEFGVRLHPLGDEEQGVVHVVGPQLGLTQPGTTVVCGDSHTSTHGAFGAVAFGIGTSEVEHVLATQTLPQSTPKTMAVTVNGSLPDGVSPKDLILAVIARAGTGGGKGHIVEYRGQAIEEMSMEGRMTVCNMSIEWGAKAGLIAPDETTFAYLKDKPNAPQGTDWDAAVEYWRGLHTDADAEFDHEIVIDATELSPYVTWGTNPGQGAPLNSTVPSPEDFDDADEREATRKALDYMDLTAGQVLRDVGVNVVFLGSCTNGRIEDLRTAAAMIEGRSVADGVRMLVVPGSARVRAQAESEGLDQVFTKAGAEWRFAGCSMCLGMNPDQLSAGERAASTSNRNFEGRQGKGGRTHLVSPAVAAATAVRGTLSSPADL
- the leuD gene encoding 3-isopropylmalate dehydratase small subunit, encoding MAQSNSKGFRVHTGAGAPLRYSNVDTDQIIPSVYLKRVTKTGFADALFAEWREQEDFVLNDATYQDASILVAGTEFGTGSSREHAVWALKDGGFAVVIAPRFGDIFRNNSLKNGLLTIELPYADVEQLWDAIEDKPDTQIIVDLERQRVEYADTAVEFEFDEFSRWRLLEGLDDIALTLRSESLIAEYELRRPTWKPRTQAAAHD